One segment of Yersinia kristensenii DNA contains the following:
- the yfiH gene encoding purine nucleoside phosphorylase YfiH: protein MNKLILPDWPVPAGVKACSTTRHGGISEFPYDSLNLGTHVGDVAASVTANRQCLVEQAGLPQMPVWLEQVHGTRVLHLDGKAISDVQADAVYSRIAGQVCAVMTADCLPVLFCSLAGDEVAAAHAGWRGLCAGVLEQTLTQFNANPSSIIAWLGPAIGPQQFEVGEEVKQAFLQVDAQSAAAFTPSGSKYLADIYLLAKLRLQAAGIHAIYGGDHCTVTEKQHFFSYRRDGITGRMASLIWLI, encoded by the coding sequence ATGAACAAGCTGATACTTCCCGATTGGCCAGTGCCTGCTGGCGTTAAAGCATGTAGCACGACTCGTCATGGTGGTATCAGCGAATTCCCTTATGATTCATTAAATCTTGGCACCCATGTTGGGGATGTTGCCGCGAGTGTGACTGCAAACCGCCAATGTTTAGTGGAACAAGCGGGTTTACCACAAATGCCGGTCTGGTTAGAACAGGTACACGGCACTCGTGTCCTGCATCTGGATGGTAAGGCTATTTCTGATGTTCAGGCTGATGCGGTCTACAGCCGTATTGCTGGGCAAGTTTGTGCGGTAATGACCGCAGATTGCTTGCCGGTACTATTTTGCTCATTGGCGGGTGATGAAGTGGCTGCTGCCCATGCGGGGTGGCGTGGCCTTTGTGCCGGTGTTCTGGAACAAACGCTCACTCAGTTCAATGCCAATCCTTCCTCTATTATTGCCTGGTTAGGCCCGGCTATTGGCCCGCAGCAGTTCGAAGTGGGCGAAGAAGTAAAACAGGCCTTTCTCCAGGTCGACGCACAATCCGCTGCTGCATTCACACCTTCCGGCTCTAAATATCTCGCCGACATCTATTTATTAGCCAAATTGCGGTTGCAAGCCGCAGGTATTCACGCCATTTATGGTGGTGATCACTGTACCGTGACTGAAAAACAACATTTTTTCTCTTATCGGCGCGATGGAATTACCGGACGTATGGCAAGTTTAATCTGGCTGATATAA
- the rluD gene encoding 23S rRNA pseudouridine(1911/1915/1917) synthase RluD has protein sequence MAQQVQLSATVAESQLGQRLDQALAELFPDYSRSRIKEWILEDRVTVDGKTINKPKEKVLGGELVAIDAQIEEDARWAPQEIPLDIVYEDNDILVINKPRGLVVHPGAGNPDGTVLNALLYYYPEIMDVPRAGIVHRLDKDTTGLMVVAKTVPAQTRLVEALQAREITREYEAVAIGNMTAGGRVDEPISRHSTKRTHMAVHPMGKPATTHYRIMEHFRAHTRLRLRLETGRTHQIRVHMSHINHPLVGDQLYGGRPRPPRGASDSFIAILRGFDRQALHATMLRLYHPISGIQMEWHAALPEDMVELINALKADTEEFKDQMDW, from the coding sequence ATGGCACAACAAGTACAACTCAGCGCAACGGTGGCCGAATCACAACTCGGTCAACGGTTAGATCAGGCTTTGGCCGAATTGTTCCCTGATTATTCAAGATCTCGCATAAAAGAATGGATCTTAGAAGATAGGGTCACCGTCGACGGTAAAACAATTAACAAACCTAAAGAAAAAGTGTTGGGTGGCGAGCTCGTCGCAATTGACGCGCAAATTGAGGAAGATGCCCGCTGGGCGCCTCAAGAAATCCCACTGGATATCGTCTATGAAGATAACGATATTCTGGTTATTAATAAACCCCGTGGTTTAGTCGTGCATCCTGGTGCTGGTAACCCGGATGGTACAGTTTTGAATGCATTACTCTATTATTATCCAGAAATCATGGATGTCCCACGGGCGGGTATCGTACATCGTCTGGATAAAGATACCACCGGCTTGATGGTAGTGGCGAAAACTGTTCCGGCTCAGACTCGATTGGTTGAAGCACTGCAAGCACGCGAAATTACCCGTGAATACGAAGCGGTGGCCATCGGCAATATGACGGCTGGTGGCAGAGTTGATGAGCCTATTTCTCGTCACTCTACCAAGCGGACACATATGGCGGTACACCCGATGGGCAAACCGGCGACAACGCACTACCGGATTATGGAGCACTTCCGTGCTCATACTCGCCTGCGTCTGCGTTTAGAAACGGGCCGTACGCACCAGATCCGTGTGCATATGTCCCATATCAACCATCCGTTGGTAGGGGATCAGCTTTATGGTGGTCGCCCGCGCCCACCACGCGGCGCATCAGACTCCTTTATCGCTATTCTGCGTGGTTTTGACCGCCAGGCGCTGCATGCAACTATGCTGCGTTTGTATCACCCTATCAGTGGCATTCAAATGGAATGGCATGCGGCATTACCAGAAGATATGGTTGAGCTGATTAATGCGCTGAAAGCGGATACCGAAGAATTCAAAGATCAGATGGATTGGTAA
- the bamD gene encoding outer membrane protein assembly factor BamD, with translation MTRMKYLVAAATLSLVLTGCSSNKDVVPDNPPSELYATAQQKLQDGNFKGAITQLEALDNRYPFGPYSQQVQLDLIYAYYKSADLPLAQASIDRFMRLNPTHPNIDYVLYMRGLTDMALDDSALQGFFGIDRSDRDPQHAKAAFRDFNQLIQSYPNSQYATDAQKRLTFLKNRLAKHELAVAQYYTKRGAYVAVVNRVEQMLRDYPDTQATRDALPLMENAYKQLQLNAEADKVAKIIAANPA, from the coding sequence ATGACGCGTATGAAATATCTGGTGGCTGCCGCCACGTTGAGCCTGGTGCTGACCGGTTGCTCCAGTAACAAGGACGTGGTTCCCGATAACCCGCCTTCTGAGCTCTATGCTACCGCTCAGCAAAAACTGCAGGACGGTAACTTTAAGGGAGCGATTACGCAACTAGAAGCGTTAGATAACCGCTATCCTTTCGGGCCTTACTCCCAACAAGTTCAGCTTGATTTGATTTATGCGTATTATAAATCTGCTGATCTGCCGTTGGCGCAAGCCTCAATTGATCGCTTTATGCGCCTCAATCCAACACATCCTAACATCGATTACGTGTTATATATGCGTGGTTTGACCGACATGGCTCTGGATGACAGTGCATTGCAAGGTTTCTTCGGGATTGACCGTTCAGACCGCGATCCGCAACATGCTAAAGCCGCATTCCGCGATTTTAATCAGTTGATTCAAAGCTATCCGAACAGCCAATACGCAACTGACGCGCAAAAACGCCTAACCTTCCTGAAGAATCGTCTGGCCAAGCATGAACTGGCCGTGGCGCAATATTACACTAAACGAGGCGCTTACGTCGCGGTAGTTAACCGTGTCGAACAAATGCTAAGAGATTATCCTGATACTCAAGCCACTCGCGATGCGCTGCCGTTGATGGAAAATGCTTACAAACAATTGCAACTCAATGCCGAGGCAGACAAAGTTGCCAAGATAATTGCGGCGAACCCAGCTTAA